One Kitasatospora sp. NBC_01287 DNA window includes the following coding sequences:
- a CDS encoding ABC transporter ATP-binding protein: protein MTDIALEATGLGKRYGAAWALRGCSLRLPAGRIAALVGPNGAGKSTLLHLAVGLLRPDAGQVRIFGQDPVGNTEALAEIGFVAQDAPLYQDFTAAELITMGGKLNRRWEAAPARERLTRLGIALDRPVGRLSGGQRAQVALALALAKQPRLLLLDEPIAALDPLARHEFMQTLMGAVAETGATVLLSSHLLAELERSCDHLILLRTSQVQLAGAVEDLLAEHRRLIGPRTGSGGPIPGVAEVVRASHTDRQSTLLVRTDGAAFEPGWTVHEVTLEDLVLAHLAAADTRTAMAVTA, encoded by the coding sequence ATGACCGACATCGCTTTGGAAGCAACCGGGTTGGGCAAGCGGTACGGTGCCGCCTGGGCGCTGCGCGGCTGCTCACTGCGGCTGCCGGCGGGGCGGATCGCCGCCCTGGTCGGCCCGAACGGCGCCGGCAAGAGCACGCTGCTGCACCTCGCCGTCGGCCTGCTGCGGCCGGACGCCGGCCAGGTGCGGATCTTCGGCCAGGACCCGGTGGGCAACACCGAGGCGCTGGCCGAGATCGGCTTCGTCGCCCAGGACGCGCCGCTCTACCAGGACTTCACCGCCGCCGAGTTGATCACCATGGGTGGCAAGCTCAACCGCCGCTGGGAGGCGGCGCCTGCCCGCGAGCGACTGACGCGGCTGGGGATCGCGCTCGACAGACCGGTCGGGCGACTCTCCGGCGGTCAGCGGGCCCAGGTCGCGCTGGCCCTCGCGCTGGCCAAGCAGCCCCGGCTGCTGCTGCTCGACGAGCCGATCGCCGCTCTGGACCCGCTCGCCCGGCACGAGTTCATGCAGACGCTGATGGGCGCGGTCGCCGAGACCGGTGCCACCGTGCTGCTCTCCTCGCACCTGCTGGCCGAGTTGGAGCGCTCCTGCGACCACCTGATCCTGCTGCGGACCTCGCAGGTCCAGCTGGCCGGCGCGGTGGAGGACCTGCTCGCCGAGCACCGCCGCCTGATCGGCCCGCGCACCGGGAGCGGGGGGCCGATCCCGGGCGTGGCCGAGGTGGTCCGGGCCAGCCACACCGACCGCCAGTCCACCCTGCTGGTGCGCACCGACGGGGCGGCCTTCGAACCGGGCTGGACCGTGCACGAGGTGACCCTAGAGGACCTCGTCCTCGCCCACCTCGCCGCCGCCGACACCCGCACGGCCATGGCGGTGACCGCGTGA
- a CDS encoding DUF397 domain-containing protein, with product MHTSDFHAAAWRKSSYSGSTNDCVEVADGFAGLLPVRDSKDAGGPALVFAADAWRAFVAGVRAGEFPADC from the coding sequence ATGCACACCTCTGATTTCCACGCGGCGGCCTGGCGGAAGTCCAGCTACAGCGGTTCCACGAACGACTGCGTCGAGGTCGCCGACGGCTTCGCGGGCCTGCTGCCGGTCCGGGACAGCAAGGACGCGGGCGGTCCCGCGCTGGTCTTCGCCGCTGACGCGTGGCGGGCGTTCGTGGCGGGCGTTCGGGCGGGGGAGTTCCCGGCCGACTGCTGA
- a CDS encoding bifunctional 2-polyprenyl-6-hydroxyphenol methylase/3-demethylubiquinol 3-O-methyltransferase UbiG has product MHENAQSFDHVAEEYERLHQLLGDPVADWLPDWLPDVLPDSGGRALDLGCGGGRHAVLLAERFAEVDAIDLSVPMIDLARRERPRPNVRYRAAGLLETAGPYDFVLSAATLHHLPDLDAALRHIRSLLAPGGRAVLIDTVSKRPATPRWWLYCGAVRALARELPRRGPTQARELFRLRTGDWLDHRASDRYLSREQFEQRYAARFPGARFQRVGRAHGMVWDQPGR; this is encoded by the coding sequence TTGCACGAGAACGCCCAGTCCTTCGACCACGTCGCCGAGGAGTACGAGCGGCTGCACCAGCTGCTCGGCGACCCGGTGGCCGATTGGCTCCCCGACTGGCTCCCCGACGTGCTGCCGGACAGCGGCGGCCGGGCACTGGACCTGGGCTGCGGCGGCGGGCGGCACGCCGTACTGCTCGCCGAGCGGTTCGCGGAAGTCGACGCGATCGACCTCTCGGTCCCGATGATCGACCTGGCCCGCCGCGAGCGCCCGCGGCCCAACGTCCGCTACCGGGCGGCGGGCCTGCTGGAGACGGCCGGCCCATACGACTTCGTGCTGAGCGCCGCGACCCTGCACCACCTGCCCGACCTGGACGCGGCACTGCGGCACATCCGCTCGCTGCTCGCGCCCGGCGGGCGGGCGGTGCTGATCGACACCGTGTCCAAGCGCCCGGCCACCCCGCGCTGGTGGCTCTACTGCGGCGCCGTGCGCGCGCTCGCGCGGGAGCTGCCGCGGCGCGGGCCGACCCAGGCCCGGGAGCTCTTCCGACTGCGGACCGGTGACTGGCTGGATCACCGGGCCAGTGACCGCTACCTCAGCCGGGAGCAGTTCGAGCAGCGGTACGCGGCCCGCTTCCCCGGGGCCCGGTTCCAGCGTGTCGGGCGGGCGCACGGGATGGTCTGGGACCAACCTGGGAGATAA
- a CDS encoding ABC transporter permease, whose amino-acid sequence MIWLTWRQHRKQALYTAIGIAVLVALMLPTGLHMHSVFTGSGLAGCGSAASRRPDCGELGQQFNNQFGSLGFVAILFMLLPLLVGLFFGAPLIAREVEDGTHRLVWTQGVSRVRWAAVKFGLVGSVAVLLAVVYALGVTWWIAPLASAGAGRFAYGYFDVQGIVPIGYTLFALALGLFVGTVRPKVLPAMALTLGGFTAVRLAVEMLARPHFMAPRTLTYAVTAVTSGPGADRAAGDWVYAEGVRSAAGKLLVSDGQVGCSPGAATPGDLCSSLGPGAYNWEQYQPADRFWAFQGIETGIFLALAALLLWLAVRRIRRIA is encoded by the coding sequence GTGATCTGGCTGACCTGGCGTCAACACCGCAAGCAGGCGCTGTACACGGCCATCGGCATCGCCGTGCTCGTCGCGCTGATGCTGCCCACCGGCCTGCACATGCACTCCGTCTTCACCGGCTCGGGCCTGGCCGGCTGCGGGTCCGCCGCCAGCCGCCGGCCCGACTGCGGCGAGCTCGGCCAGCAGTTCAACAACCAGTTCGGCAGCCTCGGCTTCGTCGCGATCCTCTTCATGCTGCTCCCGCTGCTGGTCGGACTCTTCTTCGGCGCCCCGCTGATCGCCCGTGAGGTCGAGGACGGCACCCACCGGTTGGTCTGGACCCAGGGCGTCAGCCGGGTGCGCTGGGCCGCGGTGAAGTTCGGCCTGGTCGGGTCGGTCGCGGTGCTGCTCGCCGTGGTCTACGCACTGGGCGTGACCTGGTGGATCGCCCCACTGGCCAGCGCGGGCGCCGGCCGGTTCGCGTACGGCTACTTCGACGTCCAGGGCATCGTGCCGATCGGCTACACCCTCTTCGCACTGGCCCTGGGCCTCTTCGTGGGCACCGTGCGCCCGAAGGTGCTGCCCGCCATGGCCCTCACCCTCGGCGGCTTCACCGCCGTGCGGCTCGCCGTCGAGATGCTGGCCCGCCCTCACTTCATGGCGCCCAGGACCCTGACCTACGCGGTGACCGCCGTGACCTCGGGCCCCGGCGCCGATCGCGCCGCCGGTGACTGGGTCTACGCCGAGGGCGTGCGCAGCGCCGCCGGCAAGCTGCTGGTCAGCGACGGCCAGGTCGGCTGCTCCCCGGGCGCCGCCACGCCGGGGGACCTGTGCTCCAGCCTGGGGCCCGGCGCCTACAACTGGGAGCAGTACCAGCCGGCCGACCGTTTCTGGGCCTTCCAGGGGATCGAGACGGGGATCTTCCTCGCGCTGGCGGCCCTGCTCCTCTGGCTCGCGGTGCGGCGGATCCGGCGGATCGCCTGA
- a CDS encoding helix-turn-helix transcriptional regulator, which yields MFDVEFDRPRLIWHRGARQIWTTTKGAPDMTPAHPPQPSIRRRRLGSQLRRLREDAGKTVEEAAAFLEVHKATVSRVELGQTGIRPRDIGPLLAFYGVTDPDAVVALEALARDSRKRGWWQQYAETLPPEYADLIALEVEASQIRTFQIALIPGLLQTEGYTRAVTRANPAILDDASLDAFTKVRLARQEVLTAPNPARLSAIIGEAALRTPIGGRTVMRGQLEHLLSVAGRQNASLQVLPFEVGAHAGLSGPFVIFSYPLPAAGDVIYLENLTSSLYLDDPEDAERYRTVFDNLRSAALNPGDSRRMMRDIWEGMKGSS from the coding sequence TTGTTCGATGTTGAGTTCGATCGCCCCCGCCTGATCTGGCATCGTGGTGCTCGGCAGATTTGGACCACCACGAAGGGGGCGCCGGACATGACGCCTGCTCACCCACCGCAGCCCAGCATCCGGCGGCGCAGGCTCGGTTCGCAGCTGCGGCGGCTCCGCGAGGACGCGGGAAAGACGGTGGAGGAGGCCGCCGCCTTCCTGGAGGTCCACAAGGCGACAGTCAGCCGCGTCGAGCTGGGCCAGACCGGCATCAGGCCGCGTGACATCGGGCCGTTGCTCGCCTTCTACGGGGTGACCGATCCGGATGCCGTCGTCGCGCTGGAGGCTCTGGCGCGTGACAGCCGCAAGCGCGGCTGGTGGCAGCAGTACGCGGAGACGCTGCCGCCGGAATACGCGGACCTGATCGCGCTGGAGGTTGAGGCCTCGCAGATCCGTACGTTCCAGATCGCCCTGATTCCCGGGCTGTTGCAGACCGAGGGCTACACGCGGGCGGTGACGCGGGCCAATCCGGCGATTCTCGACGACGCGTCACTGGACGCGTTCACCAAGGTCCGGCTGGCCCGGCAGGAGGTGCTGACCGCGCCGAACCCCGCGCGGCTCTCGGCCATCATCGGAGAGGCCGCGCTGCGGACCCCGATCGGTGGACGGACCGTCATGCGCGGGCAGTTGGAGCACCTGCTGAGCGTGGCGGGGCGGCAGAACGCCTCGCTCCAGGTGCTGCCTTTCGAAGTGGGCGCCCACGCGGGCCTGTCGGGCCCCTTCGTCATCTTCTCCTACCCGTTGCCGGCCGCCGGTGACGTAATCTACCTGGAGAATCTCACGTCCTCTCTGTACCTCGACGATCCCGAGGACGCCGAGAGGTATCGCACGGTCTTCGACAATCTGCGGTCCGCTGCCCTGAATCCTGGTGACAGCCGCCGCATGATGCGTGACATATGGGAAGGGATGAAAGGTTCCAGCTGA
- a CDS encoding nucleobase:cation symporter-2 family protein: MARQDLEPERTHPVDEVLPFGRMSAVALQHVASMYAGVAAPPLIIGAAVGLSPARLTALLAAALFIAGIATLLQTLGVWRIGSRLPFVNGVSFATVSPVLAVVEAKRGAALPLIFGSTIVAGLCCFLAAPLFCRLVRFFPPVVSGTVITLIGVSLLPVAGNWAQGGNAQAAGYGSPTNLGLAAFTLLAVLLLNRFLRGFAQRIAILFGLLAGTLAAIPFGKVDPHALTSLPVFALPHPFAFGAPRFEAASIISMLVVMVVSMTESTADMIALGEVVERPADDRTIAAGLRADGLATAFGGVFNGFICSAFAQNIGLVALTKIRSRFVVALGGGFLIVMGLLPAVGGLVSLVPQPVLGGAGVVLFGTVAVAGVRTLGKADLSVGSNALIVAVSLAFGLFPIAYPSFYHAFPQQIGTVLSSGISAGCLAAIVLNLLFNHLGRRRADAPVPGAAPTAPAAAPVH; the protein is encoded by the coding sequence ATGGCCCGTCAGGACCTGGAGCCGGAGCGGACGCACCCGGTCGACGAAGTACTGCCGTTCGGACGGATGTCGGCGGTCGCGCTGCAGCACGTGGCGAGCATGTACGCCGGGGTCGCCGCCCCGCCGCTGATCATCGGCGCCGCGGTGGGCCTGAGCCCCGCGCGGCTGACCGCGCTGCTGGCCGCCGCCCTCTTCATCGCGGGCATCGCCACCCTGCTGCAGACCCTGGGGGTCTGGCGGATCGGCTCCCGGCTGCCCTTCGTCAACGGGGTCTCCTTCGCCACCGTCTCCCCGGTGCTGGCCGTGGTGGAGGCGAAGAGGGGCGCCGCGCTGCCGCTGATCTTCGGCTCGACCATCGTCGCGGGGCTCTGCTGCTTCCTGGCCGCCCCGCTCTTCTGTCGCCTGGTCAGATTCTTCCCACCCGTGGTCAGCGGCACGGTGATCACCCTGATCGGCGTCTCACTGCTGCCGGTGGCGGGCAACTGGGCGCAGGGCGGCAACGCGCAGGCGGCCGGCTACGGTTCGCCGACCAACCTGGGCCTGGCCGCCTTCACGCTGCTCGCGGTGCTGCTCCTCAACCGCTTCCTGCGCGGCTTCGCGCAGCGGATCGCCATCCTCTTCGGCCTGCTGGCGGGCACGTTGGCGGCGATCCCGTTCGGCAAGGTCGACCCGCACGCGCTCACCTCGCTGCCGGTCTTCGCGCTCCCGCACCCCTTCGCGTTCGGCGCGCCGCGTTTCGAAGCGGCCTCGATCATCTCGATGCTGGTGGTGATGGTGGTCTCGATGACCGAGTCCACCGCCGACATGATCGCGCTCGGCGAGGTGGTCGAGCGCCCCGCCGACGACCGGACCATCGCGGCCGGGCTGCGTGCCGACGGCCTGGCCACCGCGTTCGGCGGGGTGTTCAACGGCTTCATCTGCTCCGCCTTCGCGCAGAACATCGGCCTGGTCGCGCTGACGAAGATCCGCAGCCGCTTCGTGGTGGCGCTCGGCGGCGGCTTCCTGATCGTGATGGGCCTGCTGCCGGCGGTCGGGGGACTGGTCTCGCTGGTGCCGCAACCGGTGCTCGGCGGCGCGGGCGTGGTGCTCTTCGGCACCGTCGCGGTGGCGGGGGTGCGCACGCTGGGCAAGGCCGATCTGTCGGTCGGCTCCAACGCGCTGATCGTCGCGGTGAGCCTGGCCTTCGGCCTCTTCCCGATCGCCTACCCGTCCTTCTACCACGCCTTCCCGCAGCAGATCGGCACGGTGCTGAGCTCGGGCATCTCGGCGGGCTGCCTGGCGGCGATCGTGCTCAACCTGCTCTTCAACCACCTGGGCCGGCGCCGCGCGGATGCGCCCGTGCCCGGTGCGGCGCCCACGGCCCCGGCCGCCGCGCCGGTGCACTGA
- a CDS encoding VOC family protein, translated as MSTDGFTTCLWFDGQAEEAADHYLSIFKNSRLGRIGRYTEAGPGPAGSVMAVEFELNGQRFVGLNGGPQYTFNPAISFQISCADQAEVDHYWDRLADGGTPVACGWVTDRFGVSWQVVPAELIDLVSDPDPEKAQRTTAAMLKMVKLDIAALRRAHAGD; from the coding sequence ATGAGCACCGACGGCTTCACCACGTGCCTCTGGTTCGACGGACAGGCCGAGGAGGCGGCGGACCACTACCTCTCGATCTTCAAGAACTCCAGGCTCGGCCGGATCGGCCGCTACACCGAGGCCGGCCCGGGCCCGGCCGGCAGCGTCATGGCGGTCGAGTTCGAGCTCAACGGGCAGCGGTTCGTGGGCCTCAACGGCGGCCCGCAGTACACCTTCAACCCGGCGATCTCCTTCCAGATCAGCTGCGCGGACCAGGCCGAGGTCGACCACTACTGGGACCGGCTTGCCGACGGCGGCACCCCCGTCGCCTGCGGCTGGGTGACCGACCGCTTCGGGGTGTCCTGGCAGGTGGTCCCGGCCGAGCTGATCGACCTGGTCAGCGACCCCGACCCGGAGAAGGCGCAGCGGACCACCGCCGCGATGCTCAAGATGGTCAAGCTCGACATCGCGGCACTGCGCCGGGCCCACGCGGGCGACTGA
- a CDS encoding metallophosphoesterase family protein: MDQPFDAPEQSGDGTLSRRTALRLTATVGGAALAAGPLLGATPAVADDGSGGGASTQGAGSPLLLTRPESLGAPPVEGLHLTFGADPTRQMTASWSTEGPVRNPRVQLGTLEGGFGRTVQAETRTYTDGASNRVVYTHHARMENLRPGTYYTYAALHDGGRPDAGTFRTAQRGRQAFTFTSFGDQSVPDTTWQPDGKGGFTAVANGIASPAAADIVGGIEQVDPLFHLLNGDLCYANITPDRLRTWQGFFANNTRSARYRPWMPAAGNHENEKANGPIGFSSFQTRFDLPGNGGDEETEGLWYSFTVGSVHVVVLQNDDVAYQDAGDTYVYGYSGGAQRAWLEQDLRQARSDKSIDWVVVCMHQVVISSSDANGADRGIREQWGPLFDRYQVDLVVCGHEHDYERSLPVRGTISGSETLTPNPVSTATDVMDTSRGTVHMVLGGGGNSSTSNGKFFAPAKAKVITGVGPVGSNGKRTPIYVNEEAPWVGVRDVEHSYGFAAFTVDPGTRPGGTTSIHVTYYTVAQPDGSINPLETFVLQRKRSDTH, translated from the coding sequence GTGGACCAGCCCTTCGACGCCCCCGAGCAGAGCGGTGACGGCACGCTGAGCCGCCGCACCGCGCTGCGGCTGACCGCCACCGTGGGCGGTGCCGCGCTGGCCGCCGGACCGCTGCTCGGCGCCACCCCGGCCGTCGCTGACGACGGCTCAGGTGGCGGTGCATCGACCCAGGGGGCCGGCTCGCCGCTGCTGCTCACCCGGCCCGAGTCGCTCGGCGCCCCGCCGGTCGAGGGCCTGCACCTGACCTTCGGCGCCGACCCGACCCGGCAGATGACCGCCTCCTGGAGCACCGAGGGCCCGGTGCGCAACCCCCGGGTCCAACTGGGCACCCTGGAGGGCGGCTTCGGCCGCACCGTGCAGGCCGAGACCCGCACCTACACCGACGGTGCGAGCAACCGGGTGGTCTACACCCACCACGCCCGGATGGAGAACCTGCGCCCCGGCACCTACTACACCTACGCCGCGCTGCACGACGGCGGCCGCCCGGACGCCGGCACCTTCCGCACCGCCCAGCGCGGGCGGCAGGCCTTCACCTTCACCAGCTTCGGCGACCAGTCGGTGCCGGACACCACCTGGCAGCCGGACGGCAAGGGCGGCTTCACCGCGGTCGCCAACGGCATCGCCTCGCCGGCCGCGGCCGACATCGTGGGCGGCATCGAGCAGGTCGACCCGCTCTTCCACCTGCTCAACGGCGACCTCTGCTACGCCAACATCACGCCCGACCGGCTGCGCACCTGGCAGGGCTTCTTCGCCAACAACACCCGCTCCGCGCGGTACCGGCCCTGGATGCCGGCGGCCGGCAACCACGAGAACGAGAAGGCCAACGGCCCGATCGGCTTCTCCTCCTTCCAGACCCGCTTCGACCTGCCGGGCAACGGGGGCGACGAGGAGACCGAGGGGCTGTGGTACTCGTTCACGGTCGGCTCGGTGCACGTGGTGGTGCTGCAGAACGACGACGTGGCCTACCAGGACGCCGGTGACACCTACGTGTACGGCTACAGCGGCGGCGCCCAGCGCGCCTGGCTGGAGCAGGACCTGCGCCAGGCCCGGTCCGACAAGTCGATCGACTGGGTCGTGGTCTGCATGCACCAGGTGGTGATCAGCTCCTCGGACGCCAACGGCGCCGACCGCGGCATCCGCGAGCAGTGGGGGCCGCTCTTCGACCGCTACCAGGTGGACCTGGTGGTCTGCGGCCACGAGCACGACTACGAGCGCTCGCTGCCGGTGCGCGGCACGATATCCGGCTCGGAGACGCTGACCCCCAACCCGGTCTCCACCGCGACCGACGTGATGGACACCTCGCGCGGCACCGTGCACATGGTGCTGGGCGGCGGCGGCAACTCCTCCACCAGCAACGGCAAGTTCTTCGCCCCGGCCAAGGCCAAGGTGATCACCGGGGTCGGCCCGGTGGGCAGCAACGGCAAGCGGACGCCGATCTACGTGAACGAGGAGGCACCCTGGGTCGGCGTGCGCGACGTCGAGCACTCCTACGGCTTCGCCGCGTTCACCGTGGACCCGGGCACCAGGCCGGGCGGCACCACCAGCATCCACGTCACCTACTACACGGTGGCCCAGCCGGACGGGTCGATCAACCCGCTGGAGACCTTCGTGCTGCAGCGCAAGCGCTCTGACACACACTGA
- a CDS encoding GntR family transcriptional regulator, with translation MIEFVLDGRSRVATYLQLVLQVKQALRVGLAQPGDQLPKVREVAQALAINPNTVLKAYRELELAGLAAGRPGVGTFLVGTLAGPSLANQAELREELVLWLRKARAAGLSRDDLAALIDTTIRATDEDGGNT, from the coding sequence GTGATCGAGTTCGTGCTCGACGGCCGCTCACGGGTGGCCACCTACCTGCAGCTGGTGCTGCAGGTCAAGCAGGCCCTGCGGGTCGGTCTGGCCCAGCCGGGCGACCAACTGCCCAAGGTGCGTGAGGTGGCCCAGGCGCTGGCGATCAACCCGAATACGGTCCTCAAGGCCTACCGGGAGCTGGAGTTGGCGGGCCTGGCGGCCGGCCGCCCCGGCGTCGGCACCTTCCTGGTGGGCACGTTGGCCGGCCCGTCGCTGGCCAACCAGGCCGAACTGCGGGAGGAGTTGGTGCTCTGGCTGCGCAAGGCCAGGGCCGCCGGCCTCAGTCGTGACGACCTTGCGGCGCTGATCGACACCACGATCCGCGCCACCGACGAGGATGGGGGAAACACATGA
- the trpS gene encoding tryptophan--tRNA ligase, producing the protein MTAFRPRVLTGDRPTGALHLGHYFGSLQNRVRLQAEGAELFVVIADYQVLTDRDVADRLGDYVRELVLDYLAVGIDPARSVIFTHSAVPALNQLLLPFLSLVSTAELQRNPTVKDEIAHSRQAQVSGLMLTYPVHQAADILFCKAHLVPVGQDQLPHLEATRTIARRFNARYAHGAAPIFPEPEALLSAMPLLLGTDGGKMSKSRGNAIALGASEDETARLIRGAKTDTERRIGYDPERRPEVASLLNLAAFCQGLDPRAVAERLGDGGASALKALVTEAVNEHLRPLRERRAALAGDQGHLREVLARGNERAAEVAQVTLAEVTAAMGMRY; encoded by the coding sequence ATGACCGCCTTCCGCCCCCGTGTCCTGACCGGCGACCGCCCGACCGGCGCCCTCCACCTCGGCCACTACTTCGGCTCGTTGCAGAACCGGGTGCGCCTGCAGGCCGAGGGCGCCGAGCTGTTCGTGGTGATCGCCGACTACCAGGTGTTGACCGACCGCGACGTGGCCGACCGACTCGGCGACTACGTAAGGGAGTTGGTGCTCGACTATCTCGCGGTCGGGATCGATCCGGCGCGCTCGGTGATCTTCACGCACAGCGCGGTGCCGGCCCTCAACCAGCTGCTGCTGCCCTTCCTCTCCCTGGTCAGCACCGCCGAGCTGCAGCGCAACCCCACGGTCAAGGACGAGATCGCCCACTCGCGCCAGGCCCAGGTCAGCGGTCTGATGCTGACCTACCCGGTGCACCAGGCGGCCGACATCCTCTTCTGCAAGGCGCACCTGGTGCCGGTCGGCCAGGACCAGCTGCCGCACCTGGAGGCCACCAGGACCATCGCGCGCCGCTTCAACGCCCGCTACGCGCACGGGGCCGCGCCGATCTTCCCGGAGCCGGAGGCGCTGCTCTCGGCGATGCCGCTGCTGCTCGGCACCGACGGCGGCAAGATGAGCAAGAGTCGGGGCAACGCGATCGCGCTGGGCGCGAGCGAGGACGAGACGGCCCGGCTGATCCGCGGCGCCAAGACCGACACCGAGCGCCGGATCGGCTACGACCCCGAGCGCCGCCCCGAGGTCGCGAGCCTGCTGAACCTGGCGGCGTTCTGCCAGGGACTGGACCCGCGCGCGGTGGCCGAGCGGCTCGGCGACGGCGGGGCCAGCGCGCTCAAGGCGCTGGTCACCGAGGCGGTCAACGAGCACCTGCGCCCGCTGCGCGAGCGGCGCGCCGCCCTGGCCGGCGACCAGGGCCACCTGCGCGAGGTGCTGGCCCGGGGCAACGAGCGGGCGGCCGAGGTGGCGCAGGTGACGCTCGCCGAGGTGACGGCGGCGATGGGGATGCGGTACTGA
- a CDS encoding deoxyribonuclease IV: MNPAAQRHRNPIGAHVPVAGRGLVGTGLAYNEKIGGEAVQVFVANPRGWATPAGDPAQDAAFRAACAEAAIPAYVHAPYLINFGSDSPATRERSTASLRHSLRRGHAIGALGVVVHTGSAVGTAPDGSSRRTEAMAQVRADVRPLLAELDALGEDAPWLLLEPTAGQGRSLCSRLEELAEYAEALDHHPRVGVCLDTCHAFAAGHDLAEPGGVAKALDVLTAAIGPGRLKLIHANDSKDVAGARKDRHANIGDGHIGAEPFRELLAHPATAGVPLILETPDRSAAPGFGHAADVATLKELRAETRKLGGDLSAELPS, translated from the coding sequence GTGAACCCCGCAGCTCAGCGCCACCGCAACCCGATCGGCGCCCACGTCCCGGTGGCCGGACGCGGTCTGGTCGGCACCGGGCTCGCCTACAACGAGAAGATCGGCGGCGAGGCGGTCCAGGTCTTCGTGGCCAACCCGCGCGGCTGGGCCACCCCGGCGGGCGACCCCGCGCAGGACGCGGCCTTCCGGGCCGCCTGCGCCGAGGCCGCGATCCCGGCCTACGTGCACGCGCCGTACCTGATCAACTTCGGCTCCGACAGCCCCGCCACCCGCGAGCGCTCCACCGCCTCGCTGCGCCACTCGCTGCGGCGCGGCCACGCGATCGGCGCGCTGGGCGTGGTGGTGCACACCGGCTCCGCCGTCGGCACCGCGCCGGACGGCTCCTCCCGCCGCACCGAGGCGATGGCCCAGGTGCGGGCGGACGTCCGCCCGCTGCTGGCGGAGTTGGACGCGCTCGGCGAGGACGCGCCCTGGCTGCTGCTGGAGCCCACCGCCGGGCAGGGGCGCTCGCTCTGCTCCCGGCTGGAGGAACTGGCCGAGTACGCCGAGGCGCTGGACCACCACCCCAGGGTCGGGGTCTGCCTGGACACCTGCCACGCCTTCGCCGCCGGACACGACCTGGCCGAACCGGGCGGGGTGGCGAAAGCGCTGGACGTGCTGACGGCCGCGATCGGCCCCGGGCGGCTGAAGCTGATCCACGCCAACGACTCCAAGGACGTGGCCGGCGCCCGCAAGGACCGGCACGCCAACATCGGCGACGGCCACATCGGCGCCGAGCCCTTCCGCGAGCTCCTCGCCCACCCCGCCACCGCCGGCGTTCCGCTGATCCTGGAGACCCCCGACCGCAGCGCCGCCCCCGGCTTCGGGCATGCGGCGGACGTGGCCACACTCAAGGAGCTGCGGGCAGAGACACGGAAGCTCGGCGGAGACCTCTCCGCCGAGCTTCCGTCCTGA
- a CDS encoding ATP-binding protein, with product MPEMPDQPPSPIAPDRCWLPCSRQSPARARRLLREFLPKLRDGERFAEKAELLVSELVTNALLHGTRPGQLIRLGLETDGDLLWISVEDASEAPPRPRLAADEESGRGLLLVERLSEKWGWGPREGTGKRVWCACAPGPGVA from the coding sequence ATGCCCGAGATGCCCGACCAACCACCCTCTCCCATCGCCCCGGACCGCTGCTGGCTCCCGTGCAGCCGCCAATCACCGGCCCGGGCCCGGCGCCTGCTGCGAGAGTTCCTGCCCAAGCTGCGCGACGGCGAACGCTTCGCCGAGAAGGCCGAGTTGCTGGTCAGCGAGCTGGTCACCAACGCCCTGCTGCACGGCACGCGGCCCGGCCAGCTGATCCGGCTCGGCCTGGAGACGGACGGCGATCTGCTCTGGATCTCCGTCGAGGATGCCAGTGAGGCACCGCCCAGACCGCGCCTCGCAGCGGACGAGGAGTCGGGGCGCGGTCTGCTCCTGGTGGAGAGGCTCTCCGAAAAGTGGGGCTGGGGCCCGCGCGAGGGGACCGGCAAGCGGGTGTGGTGCGCGTGCGCCCCCGGCCCAGGGGTGGCGTAG